The nucleotide window TGCCGTCGTTGCGGTACAGGGTGTTCGGCACCGAGTCCTTGGCGACGTACAGGTCGAGATCGCCGTCATCATCGAGATCGCTCCACACGACGCCGAGCCCCTTTCCCCAGGGCTCGTTCAAGCCGGCCTTGCGGGTGACGTCGGTGAAGGTGCCGTCGCGGTTGTTGTGGTACAGCACGTCGGGGACGCCCTGGTAGGCGTCGGGGTGGCAATAGGCCCGGATCTTGCGGATGTGATCGCCGCACCATTTGTTGTTCGCCATGGTGAAGTCGACGTAGTTCGTGATCAGCAGGTCGAGCCATCCGTCCCGGTCGTAGTCGGCGAAGGCGGCGCTGGTGCTCCAGAGCGGGTGCGCCACGCCCGCCTGCTTCGCGACCTCGGTGAAAGTCCCGTTGCCATTGTTGCGGAACAGCAGGTCCGGTCCGAAGTTGGTCACCAGGATGTCCTGGTCGCCGTCGTTGTCGAAATCGGCGGCGGCGCAGCCCATCCCGTAGCCTTCACCGGCGACGCCCGCGGCGACGGTGACGTCGGTGAACTTCCCCTTGCCGTCGTTGCGGTACAGGACGTTGCCGGGACGCTTGCCCGGCGCGCCGGGCACCGGTCCCGACTGGACGAAATAGAGATCGGAATCGCCGTCGCCGTCGTAATCCAGGAAGCAGACTCCTGACCCCATCGTCTCGATCATGTTTTTCTCCGGAGTCTTCCCCATGACGTGGCGGAAGCTGACGCCGGAGGATTCGGCGACCTCGGTGAGCACCAGCGAGGGCGCCGCTGCTGCACGGAGGCCGGAGGAGGGCGCCAGGAGCAGCGCCGCGGCCGCCGCGAGTACCAGGCTAGAAGCCGGTCTTGTTCTCACCCAGGTTCTCCAGGGCCTCGAAGGCCCGGCGCTCCCTCTCGCTCTTCTCTTCCTGGCCGCGCTCCTGGTAAAGGACCGCGAGGTGGTAATGGGCGTCGGCCAGATCGGGATCCGCCGCGGCCGCCTTCTCGAGCGCGGCGATCGCTTCGTCCTTCTTTCCCAGCTTCAGGAAGCACTGGGCGCGCCCGAGCTGGAACCGTCCCGAGCCGGGCTGCACCTCGAGCAGCCGGTCGTATTCCGCCAGCGCCCCGGGGAAGTCCCCCGCCAGGTAGAGGTCGCGCGCCCTGCCCTCCGCCGCCCGGTCCGCAGCCTGCCGATCCCACAGCCTCTTGAAGGTCTCCTGCTCCTTGGCTGCCTCCTCCTTCTTGCCGGCGCGCAGGAGCAGCGTCGCCAGGTGGAAGTGGGCGTCCCGCGCGTCGGGCTTGACCGCGATCGCCGCGCGGAACTCGCTCTCGGCCGCCGCGTCGTTCCCCAGGCGCGCATAGGCCTGCCCGAGCGTGACGTGCGCTTCGGGATGGTTGGGCGTCTGCCGCAGCAGCCGTCCCAGCAGATCACTCGCCTCGGCGTAATCCCCCGCCCGGTAGCGGATCAATCCAAGGTTGTACAGCGCCTGCAGATTCTCCGGCTCGCGCTGCAGGACCTCGCGGAGCAGCCCCGCGGCTCCTTCGAAGTCGCCTTGCCGGATGTCGATGCGCGCCAGCCCCAGCCTCGGATCGACCGCTTCGGAATGGATCGTCAGAATGCGGCGGAACTCCTCGCGCGCCGGAGCATACCGCTTGGCCTGAAGCAGCGCCGTGCCGA belongs to Candidatus Polarisedimenticolia bacterium and includes:
- a CDS encoding CRTAC1 family protein; this translates as MRTRPASSLVLAAAAALLLAPSSGLRAAAAPSLVLTEVAESSGVSFRHVMGKTPEKNMIETMGSGVCFLDYDGDGDSDLYFVQSGPVPGAPGKRPGNVLYRNDGKGKFTDVTVAAGVAGEGYGMGCAAADFDNDGDQDILVTNFGPDLLFRNNGNGTFTEVAKQAGVAHPLWSTSAAFADYDRDGWLDLLITNYVDFTMANNKWCGDHIRKIRAYCHPDAYQGVPDVLYHNNRDGTFTDVTRKAGLNEPWGKGLGVVWSDLDDDGDLDLYVAKDSVPNTLYRNDGNGTFTDVTLDSNTGYSEDGKPEASMGVDAGDYDNDGDFDLFMVHLSGEVNELYRNLGGLRFDFATYPSGLGEVSLPFVGFGTNFFDYDNDGDQDIYVANGHIIDNIQLFNDSLKYAQRDFLFENLGNGKFKDAGREHGAYFSQEFVGRGMALADMDGDGDLDVAVSNSDQRAILLRNDGGSARHWLRIKLRGTRSNRDGIGAKVSVTAGGKRQVDELRSGTSYLSQNELVVHFGLGSATRAEKVEIRWPSGIVQTLSDVPADRILQVTEAGVPPSGKPGKMPAL
- a CDS encoding tetratricopeptide repeat protein, which encodes MRSSVPVAPAAIFLVILLTGACGPAREKPVPSRTGASQSAGSQDEKLLLPAEAARWVNQGITEYRQGRYHQASESFTKARDQVPADLKVSTLLGTALLQAKRYAPAREEFRRILTIHSEAVDPRLGLARIDIRQGDFEGAAGLLREVLQREPENLQALYNLGLIRYRAGDYAEASDLLGRLLRQTPNHPEAHVTLGQAYARLGNDAAAESEFRAAIAVKPDARDAHFHLATLLLRAGKKEEAAKEQETFKRLWDRQAADRAAEGRARDLYLAGDFPGALAEYDRLLEVQPGSGRFQLGRAQCFLKLGKKDEAIAALEKAAAADPDLADAHYHLAVLYQERGQEEKSERERRAFEALENLGENKTGF